One part of the Methylobacterium terrae genome encodes these proteins:
- a CDS encoding DUF3016 domain-containing protein, with protein MRSVLAICLCLGLVAAAGAQAARPESPFSLTFVAPERYTDAESRFGSGPTLRTTIGELERIFRDLAARTLRPGQSLAVDVLDVDLAGTDLPGAGPTAPRLVTDATPPRLRLRYALRERGRVVLAAEETVTDVNFLLRARRGGASALAYERDILADWFAARIGRREPPRS; from the coding sequence GTGCGGAGCGTCCTGGCGATCTGCCTGTGTCTCGGCCTCGTCGCCGCCGCGGGCGCGCAAGCCGCGCGTCCCGAGTCGCCCTTCAGCCTCACCTTCGTCGCGCCCGAGCGCTACACCGACGCCGAGAGCCGCTTCGGCTCCGGCCCGACCCTGCGCACGACGATCGGCGAATTGGAGCGGATCTTCCGGGACCTCGCCGCGCGGACGCTCCGACCCGGGCAGAGCCTCGCCGTCGACGTGCTCGACGTCGACCTCGCCGGCACCGACCTGCCCGGCGCCGGTCCCACCGCCCCGCGCCTCGTCACCGACGCCACCCCGCCGCGCCTGCGCCTGCGCTACGCCCTGCGGGAGCGCGGCCGGGTGGTCCTGGCGGCCGAGGAGACGGTGACGGACGTCAACTTCCTGCTGCGCGCCCGGAGGGGAGGGGCGTCCGCCCTCGCCTACGAGCGCGACATCCTCGCCGACTGGTTCGCGGCGCGGATCGGGCGGCGGGAACCGCCGCGGAGCTGA
- a CDS encoding formaldehyde-activating enzyme has translation MSEIVFRTGEATVLAAEGQYTDAMPEVLIGSVRGPVGQAFASMMGQVQGHTRMFVVRDLNQLVRPATMMTTKATIHTAEYVELLGGVVQAATGDAIVDCIIEGILPRDGLDELCMIIMIWLDPRCPEDPNLDRKDLYRTNYEATKLAIARALKGEPSVDELIANRRTVRHYALEGVLDDEA, from the coding sequence ATGAGCGAGATCGTCTTCCGGACCGGCGAGGCCACGGTGCTGGCGGCCGAGGGCCAGTACACCGACGCGATGCCCGAGGTGCTGATCGGTTCGGTGCGCGGGCCGGTCGGTCAGGCCTTCGCCTCGATGATGGGGCAGGTCCAGGGCCATACCCGGATGTTCGTGGTGCGCGACCTCAACCAGCTGGTGCGCCCGGCCACGATGATGACCACCAAGGCGACGATCCACACCGCCGAGTACGTCGAGCTCCTCGGCGGCGTAGTCCAGGCCGCCACCGGCGACGCCATCGTCGACTGCATCATCGAGGGCATCCTGCCGCGCGACGGGCTCGACGAGCTCTGCATGATCATCATGATCTGGCTCGACCCGCGCTGCCCCGAGGACCCGAACCTCGACCGGAAGGACCTCTACCGCACCAACTACGAGGCGACGAAGCTCGCCATCGCCCGGGCGCTGAAGGGCGAGCCGAGCGTCGACGAGCTGATCGCCAACCGCCGCACGGTGCGCCACTACGCCCTCGAGGGCGTGCTCGACGACGAGGCCTGA
- a CDS encoding collagen-like protein has product MRPRRAALILSALLSAGAVLAGPGLAQQPAPAGGRAAAPAQPAITVWDARIEAGDLTVSGSVGKAGVVVTLDDDIPVTSDKRGRFTLKVPYVPQNCVATLKAGEASREIAVANCGATGAPGAKGEPGLTGPQGMAGLAGPKGDAGPKGEPGPAGPRGETGPKGDAGPKGEAGPKGDAGPKGEAGPRGAAGPKGDAGPAGPQGPAGSAGSAATASAALPFRMLRTDGCAKPHCELACDEGETFVSAYCLRGGTPNFTRRESGEAVAMCPSDSSGMVGFCAKL; this is encoded by the coding sequence ATGCGTCCACGCCGCGCCGCGTTGATCCTGTCCGCTCTCCTGTCCGCGGGTGCCGTCCTGGCAGGCCCGGGCCTCGCGCAGCAGCCGGCCCCGGCCGGCGGACGCGCCGCCGCCCCGGCGCAGCCGGCCATCACGGTCTGGGACGCCCGGATCGAGGCCGGCGACCTCACCGTCTCCGGCAGCGTCGGCAAGGCCGGCGTGGTCGTCACCCTCGACGACGACATCCCGGTCACCTCCGACAAGCGCGGGCGCTTCACCCTGAAGGTGCCCTACGTGCCGCAGAACTGCGTCGCGACGCTCAAGGCCGGCGAGGCCTCGCGCGAGATCGCGGTGGCGAATTGCGGCGCCACCGGCGCCCCGGGCGCCAAGGGCGAGCCGGGCCTGACCGGGCCGCAGGGCATGGCCGGGCTCGCCGGGCCGAAGGGCGACGCGGGGCCGAAAGGCGAGCCGGGCCCTGCGGGGCCCCGCGGCGAGACGGGCCCCAAAGGCGACGCCGGGCCCAAGGGCGAGGCAGGTCCCAAAGGCGACGCCGGTCCCAAGGGCGAGGCGGGTCCCAGGGGCGCCGCAGGCCCGAAGGGCGATGCGGGCCCGGCCGGGCCGCAGGGGCCGGCCGGATCGGCGGGGAGCGCCGCGACGGCGAGTGCCGCCCTGCCGTTCCGGATGCTGCGCACCGACGGCTGCGCCAAGCCGCATTGCGAGCTCGCCTGCGACGAGGGCGAGACCTTCGTGTCCGCCTATTGCCTGCGCGGCGGCACCCCGAACTTCACCCGCCGCGAGAGCGGCGAGGCGGTGGCGATGTGCCCGTCGGATTCGTCGGGCATGG